The nucleotide window TTTAATTGCAGTTATGCTTCCTGGTTCCCCCCCGGGCTGTGATATACTCTGTTCCCCCAGCACATTGGCTGCACTTCAGCCCTGGAACTCCCATCGTTGCCTAGGTGGGCCAAGGCAGCATCTTTCTGGGTCACCTCACCTCCAGCTGTGCTGGCAGCATTGTCCTGATCACAAAGAGAACAAGAGAGATGATGAGAATGCCTGTGATGGATAGgacaaaatgttaagaaatgaatttttttcatatttgttcacTTCTAATGCCCACATTTGCCAacctgccttcctggcattatctgtttgttttaaaatgtctttgtatTTCTGGGAGTGGGGTGGAGTCAGATAGGGTGGAAGCAAGTTATAGTTGCTTTGGGCAGGGAAATTACTTCCTAGAGCTGGgctaaaaaatatgtattttaatgttcTCCCCTATATaccataaaaatgttataaatttgtTTCTGGCATGATATTCTGTAAAAGCAAACACCTGTGCCATTTcatcaaaagcaaaataattggAATGCTGTTAGTGTGGCTAGaactaaaaaggaaaagttttgaGAACTGGTAGAGTGAAGCCACCAATGTTTGTCATTCTAAGTTTTCCCTGTGTGTAAATCTGGTCATTGGCTCCTGTAGCTTCATTCCTAATGCCTTCAGGGATTCCTCTTTGCCCTCACGCAGCCCTCCCTGCTTCCTTGCCTTCCTGCACTGCCCTCCTCCCAGGGACCTGACCCAGGGTGCTTCTCTGGCTCCCTGTCCCTTGGGCTCCTCCTACAGATGTTCTGTTTCAAGGCCAGGCTCCTCCCAGCCTTCTCTGTACCTTGGGCCTCCTAAGGAAGCGTCTTGTGCTTACCAGGCTCTCAAAATCATGTGCTCAGGGAAGGAGAAGGGCACATTGGATTTACTCATTCTGGTAGAAATGGTAAGAAAGCTAAACCACAGAGCCAGTCTTTGTAtgtttcatcttttcttctttgagatcAGAAATGTCATCTTTGTGTCTCTCCCCAAACCAGGATaaaacctcagaaattaaaaagattttgtaAATACTGATATTTATTGAGTTGATCATGTCCAACTTTCTTAACCTCCTTCCCTTAATAAGTAGCAAAGGCCAACCCCAAAATACTTCTAAGACAGATTGATAGCCATTTTGATTACTATTTATTCTGTACATCCAAGTAAaaaacttttgaatatttttaaaataagaacaccTTGAACATTTCCTAAGAGTCCATAAGCAAAAGGTTACTGACAGGCCGGGAAGGGGCTGAGAGACATAATGTGCGCTTCTTTTGgtagctgagaaaactgaggtccatATGAAATGTTATCCAAGGCCACAGGGGAGCATTTGATTGACAAAACTGgaacttctctctctttcctgatcactttccaaaaatatatcatttatcaACAAGCTAGTTAATGTACCTGAACTCTACGTTATATGAACAGTCCAAAAGTAGAACAATacaattgaaataaaaaacttaattAGTGGCTAGGTTTTAAGTGTTTGGTGTAAGAGGCATCAACAAAGCAGGTTTTTTCTATCagagaaaattaaagacaatGTTAATAAAATCTTTATGTTATACAGAATATTTACTTGGGATATGGATTCTTTTCTAGATCATTTTACTTCAATTTTATGATAATGTCTCATAGTAATAATCAAAATGAGTGACAACCAaagtaaattcataaatatatatttgaaaacccTTTTTGCATTTTTGAAATTGCTGTCATTTCTGGTTGCAAATGGTGTGACAGCCTATGATTACAGTAACAAGGGCCTTAAGAATTATATGTAGAATGCATATAACTTTTACCAAGTTTGTGTATTGAAGGAATTTAATAAGAGGTTTTATGAAATCACAAAAGCCACCTTCATGGACTTTAAATATGATGGATATGAAAGAAATTAATATTCTTGTACTCTACGGTTGGGTTgtattaatgaaaagaaaaattgatatattcttctgtgtttttttccccctccttttgGTTTGTGCTATGGTGTAGTTTTTAATATTCTGCTAAGGAAAATgtagatccttttttttttaaattagaatggTGCTGCTTATGGAGTTGGGGGCCCGTGTGGAGCAGCACTGCTCACGCTGCTGGTGGCTGTGACGGGCTCCAGGGGGCTTACAGGCATGCTCTTCTCCCAGGGGACACTGCAGTGTGCACTCAAGATAATATGCACATTTGTGACCCAGTGCTCATCAAAAGATATCAACAACTACATTCATAACAACTCTCTTTGAAATTGCTAGAAATTGGAAACAGATGCCCATCAGcaatagaatagataaataaattgggGTATGGCCATACAGTGAAATTCTGTATAACAGTGAGAGTGACCAAACTCTTATGTACAAAAGCCTGAACACTTCTCACAGACAGCGTTGAGaggaagaagccagacacaaaaaaatacatgttgTCTGCTCCTGTTTCCATTGTTCTGTTTGTAGGAAAGCAAGCGTAACTCCTCTATGGAGTTGGAGGTCAGAGTTCTGACTGCATTTCCCACAGGAAAGAAGACAGCAGGGTCTGCTGGGTGCTAGACACAGATATTCCATATCCTGATCTGGATGGCAGTTATGTGTGTATCTGAATGTAAAAGAATCATCCAATTTTACACATAAGATTTATGTACTTTATATGTAAgctatacttcattttatttatttattttttttcaatttgaaagcagtcactgtttattaactgaccagattacaaaaacaatcagggcagataccttagttcattcttctaataagcctattgatttgaTCTCCCTattaccagcatctccaccttccacaaagtgggttgtttttttcttcatccctcccgtggagatgataacttaaagggccacaagaagttatttgcttctttgaagcgttttccaacagtatagatctcatgaatcagatcctccatgcagatgatgccatatttaccaagagatcgtgcaatcaaactgttatcagtcaacgcaattcgtttcttattgattttgccataaccacgcttgtagattagctcatttactgacttcagatttgggtacccccatgcaatatacagttctacaatcctcagcatgttaatggaagccttgttgagcttaacaaaagttccattgaagatctggcgaaggtgaagaagctgcaacacttttcggacctttggactcacaccattgatacctctgatcctgatgacaaatgccaattttggttctgcaggtacatagaagttgccagcttttcttgccatctgaatctcagttctgtacatctgcctatattctttatgataatgcttagctttttcatagataagcttcctccttgcctttcgaagcatcttttgggcacacttctttctcagacgcttgatcttcagctctgcgaaattctttcgctttttcttaagggtttctggcacagcaggaaccttctttttcttctcttcaacagcCGCCATGGTTCCAGCCGGAAAAAGAGCtatacttcattttaaaagagGGGAGAAGACTTACTCTGCAAACTTAGAAACCTTGacaatgggctcagcgcctgtagcacagtggttatagtgccagccacatacaccaaggctggtgagtttgaacccagcaggggccagctaaacaacaatgataactgtaacaacaacaaaaaatagctgtgcatcgtggcaggctcctgtagtcccacctccttgagaggcagagacaagagaattgcttaagcccaagagtttgaggttgctgtgagctgtaacgccagagcactctaccaagggcgacatagtaagactgtgtctcagaaaaaaaaaaaaccttgacaaCAGAGTGATGATGATTTAGTAAGGGCAGCCTATTATATGCCTCTTCCAAATACATCTGCATA belongs to Nycticebus coucang isolate mNycCou1 chromosome 9, mNycCou1.pri, whole genome shotgun sequence and includes:
- the LOC128594026 gene encoding 60S ribosomal protein L7-like, whose translation is MAAVEEKKKKVPAVPETLKKKRKNFAELKIKRLRKKCAQKMLRKARRKLIYEKAKHYHKEYRQMYRTEIQMARKAGNFYVPAEPKLAFVIRIRGINGVSPKVRKVLQLLHLRQIFNGTFVKLNKASINMLRIVELYIAWGYPNLKSVNELIYKRGYGKINKKRIALTDNSLIARSLGKYGIICMEDLIHEIYTVGKRFKEANNFLWPFKLSSPREG